A genomic segment from Pseudomonas mendocina encodes:
- the tssF gene encoding type VI secretion system baseplate subunit TssF, with amino-acid sequence MNPRLLELYNQELQHIRDGAAEFAREYPKIASRLSLSGLECTDPYVERLLEGFAWLTARVQLKLDAEYPVFTHNLLEIAYPHYLAPTPSMTVVQLHTDANDGALNGSFNLPRDSVLRATLGKDSQTPCEYRTAHPVTLWPLQVAEAEYISNPSAALGRLAASEPRAKAALRITLRSGAEIPFASLDLDNLPLYLSGLDELPFRLYEQLLGNRVAVFARQPGRDWVERLPADALRPCGFDDAEAALPVVPQAFQGYRLLQEYFALPQRFLFVDFCNLRRAVRQCSGNELELIVLFDRLDSNLQNQVDASQFLPFCTPAINLFPRRLDRIHLSDKVHEHHAIADRTRPMDFEIHSLRGVTGHGSGPEQTFLPFYAVRDPARYGRDQAYYIVRREPRVLSAGQRRNGTRSSYVGSETFISLVDSHQAPYRHDLRQLGLSALCTNRDLPLFMTVGSGKSDFTLADSAPVQSVRCVAGPSRPRASPAHDNQAWRLISQLSLNYLSLAEQGQGAAALREMLRLYGDVQNPALQLQIEGLRDVSAKPCTRRLPMPGPIVFGRGLEITLEFDENAFRGTGVFLLGAVFERFLARYVSLNSFTETVLRSTERGEIMRWKARPGRRPNL; translated from the coding sequence ATGAACCCCCGTTTGCTGGAGTTGTACAACCAGGAGCTGCAACACATCCGCGACGGCGCGGCCGAGTTCGCCCGTGAGTACCCGAAGATCGCCAGTCGCCTCAGCCTGTCCGGCCTGGAGTGCACCGACCCCTACGTCGAGCGTCTGCTGGAGGGCTTCGCCTGGCTGACGGCGCGAGTGCAGCTCAAGCTCGACGCCGAGTACCCGGTATTCACCCACAACCTGCTGGAAATTGCCTACCCGCACTACCTGGCGCCGACGCCGTCGATGACCGTGGTACAGCTGCATACCGATGCCAACGATGGAGCGCTCAACGGCAGCTTCAACCTGCCTCGCGACAGCGTGTTGCGCGCCACCCTCGGCAAGGACAGCCAGACCCCCTGCGAATACCGCACGGCTCACCCGGTAACCTTGTGGCCGCTACAGGTGGCGGAGGCCGAGTACATAAGCAACCCTTCCGCCGCGCTGGGTCGCCTGGCCGCCAGCGAGCCGCGTGCCAAAGCTGCGCTGCGCATCACCCTGCGCAGTGGCGCTGAAATACCCTTCGCCAGCCTGGATCTGGACAACCTGCCGCTGTACCTCAGCGGCCTCGACGAGCTGCCATTTCGTCTGTACGAGCAACTGCTGGGTAACCGCGTCGCGGTGTTCGCCCGCCAGCCGGGGCGCGACTGGGTCGAACGGCTGCCGGCCGACGCCTTGCGCCCGTGCGGCTTCGATGATGCCGAGGCGGCGCTGCCGGTAGTGCCGCAGGCCTTCCAGGGCTATCGCCTGCTGCAGGAGTATTTCGCCCTGCCGCAGCGTTTTCTGTTCGTCGACTTCTGCAATCTGCGCCGTGCCGTGCGCCAGTGCAGCGGCAACGAGCTGGAGTTGATCGTGCTGTTCGATCGCCTCGACAGCAACCTGCAGAATCAGGTAGATGCCAGCCAGTTCCTGCCGTTCTGCACTCCGGCGATCAACCTGTTTCCGCGGCGCCTGGATCGCATCCACCTGAGCGACAAGGTGCACGAGCACCACGCCATTGCCGACCGCACACGGCCGATGGATTTCGAGATCCATTCGTTGCGCGGCGTCACCGGCCATGGCAGTGGCCCGGAGCAGACCTTCCTGCCCTTCTATGCCGTACGTGATCCCGCTCGCTATGGGCGCGATCAGGCCTACTACATCGTGCGCCGCGAGCCGCGTGTGCTGTCGGCCGGGCAGCGCCGTAACGGTACGCGCTCCAGCTACGTGGGCAGCGAAACCTTCATCAGCCTGGTCGACAGCCACCAGGCGCCGTATCGCCATGACCTGCGCCAGCTCGGCCTCAGCGCCCTGTGTACCAACCGCGACCTGCCGCTGTTCATGACCGTCGGCAGCGGCAAGAGCGACTTTACCCTGGCCGACAGCGCGCCGGTGCAGAGCGTGCGCTGCGTGGCCGGGCCGAGCCGGCCGCGTGCCAGCCCGGCCCATGACAACCAGGCCTGGCGCTTGATCAGCCAGCTGTCGCTGAACTACCTGTCGCTGGCCGAGCAGGGCCAGGGCGCCGCTGCCCTGCGCGAGATGCTGCGGCTGTATGGCGATGTGCAAAATCCGGCGTTGCAACTGCAGATCGAAGGCCTGCGCGACGTCAGCGCCAAACCCTGTACGCGGCGTTTGCCAATGCCCGGGCCAATCGTCTTTGGGCGTGGTCTGGAAATCACCCTGGAATTCGACGAGAACGCCTTCCGCGGTACCGGGGTGTTTCTCCTCGGCGCGGTGTTCGAGCGTTTCCTGGCGCGTTACGTATCCCTCAACAGCTTTACCGAGACGGTGCTGCGCAGCACCGAGCGCGGCGAGATCATGCGATGGAAAGCCCGGCCCGGCCGTCGTCCGAACCTCTAG